In Engraulis encrasicolus isolate BLACKSEA-1 chromosome 15, IST_EnEncr_1.0, whole genome shotgun sequence, the genomic window TCAAACTTGTTCGACGTTCGTTTCTCCAGAAAATGCCACTGGTGGGCATACAGTAAAGGAGACGTGTGgtttgtgtgggtgtatgggCTATGAGATACTATCATGTTAATTTACAGTTACATAAAAAAAGCATATATGGCTACACATCTTATAAAATCTAAGCCTtgtactgtagagcagtggttctcaactggaacagtcttgggacccaccattttctgCTCTCATTCAGTCGCGAACCAATTTTTTTAgggttcaagtcaattcaatgcaattctcaaaatctaaccaagactcgaatgactggttgcacgctatctatctcgcataaacattctatgtcaacagatgacacggagtgcctatcaaaataaaagttgtatattgttgcaggaaaagttggattttttttttttttagaattacgtttttttttacaccaaggctacgcgacccacccatgacccctccgcgacccacttttgggtcccgacccaccagttgagaaccaTTGCTGTAGTGAGTGTAAGCACATACGGTACACATTCCGTGTACAATGAATACATGTTGCAGAACACATGTAATGTGCATCTCTCCTTATTTAAACTTATATATGACAAAACTGAGGATTTTTTCTATGTGCCATATAAGAATTGCATAGCCCATATTATGTGAATAATTCTGTAGGTAAGTTTTTATGTACCGTGTCTTTTCCCTGTGAGCCAGTACACAGACACGGCAAGGGAGAGCATGAAAATTCATTTCAAATGATTTGAGCTGTTGtaatattataaaataaaatagaaacagACGCTGCCTGGTGCTGGCGGAAACCCCCGCTTTGTTGATTTGGAGGCGGCGGGCACGGCGACAGAGGAATTGTTCCTGCAGGAGGGGAGATAATGGCCGTCAGATGACAGGACAGATGGAATGTTGCATTTTCATCAAGAGCTCTAATTGCATTGTCATGAGCCATTTTACCCTGTAGGCCTcggtgatgctctctctctctctctctctctctctctctctctctctctctctctcacacacactctccctttgcccctctctcgctctctctgtgtctctctctttctcttctctctgtcactgtgtttttgagtgtaacctctctatctctctccctatcttgCCTTGCCTcccttttctatctctctatctcactctggttctctctcactctccctttgcctccctctctcttctctctgccattATCTCTCTTTCAACTCTCTATGTCACTGTGTGACAAccgttcaactctctctctctctctctctctctctctctctctctctctctctctctctctctctctctctctctctctctgttgtttacACTGGCAGGGTACGAAACAATGAGTAGATCACCTACTACATTTAACAAAAGAGCAGGCAATTTTCTCCCCCTTATACCTCTGTATTTATGCCCATACAGGTGAGGTATCATCAAATGCTCATCAGTATGATTTGAATTGCTTATTTGGAGGGCCTGGTGCCAGAGTGTAGCTTTGGGATTTGGCAATATTCCAGGATTAGAGTGGATATGAGAGGGTTTGTCTAGGCTATAGGCACATGGGACACCTGGAAGGCCTAAACTGTATGAAGCGATGAGGGGCACAGGGACAGGAGATGGTGACCTTACATAAACAAACATACAGGTTCATACTTATTTAAAAGTACACTGTGCAAGAGTTTTAGCTGttcatttccagaactcatgctacccattcactaatgttacctttttcattaatacttaccaccaccatgaaattgtaagtattcattatgactgaaaatttttttcatacatgaaaagggggatcttctccatggtccgccattttgattttccagaaatagtcatttttagctgcaaaaatgactgtacttgggccatactagaaaatattagtttattacttagtgaactttcatgaaaagatcaaatttggcaataggcagcccagtttcaatgagcagcatagttgcagtaggcctaccttttttgaccagttcctgcacagtgtaccttaagTATTACCAAGAAAGACATTTTAAGTATTGAAGTATTGATAGAAGTAAagtgcaaactgtgtgtgtgtgtgtgtgtgtgtgtgtgtgtgtgtgtgtgtgtgtgtgtgtgtgtgtgtgtgtgtgtgggtgtgggtgtgggtgtgtgtgtgtgtgtgtgtgtgtgtgcctgcctgcccactGATCTCGTTAGGCCGAAGGGCCTTGGATTAAAAGTGAAGAGATAGccgctgttattgtaactattgtGAAACATCAAAATGACCAAGCAAAAGATGTCTGTTTTGGTGTTTCCAAGTACCTAGATAAAGGCAACCTTTACTTTACTTCGGTGTCCGAGTGGATTATGTATGTTGTGAAAGTGACAAACACAACaggttgggaccaggattcttagaggtgtAAGTCATAggtagtcacactgaatttgggatGCGGTCAGATGCggtccctggtggcatcaggggtgaggaaaaactccctttcgcttgattcatagtttgtagggggaaaaagctcaatgaggtcaaTGAAAAAAACccagccaggaagaaacctcaggcagagaccagcggccacctaggggatcCCCCTgcagggctggttgtgaacagtaaggacgctgcggcagctgggacgctGTGACGCCTTGGCTGCTAGGAGTGGGaaagggtgaaaaggtgggtcttcagctgcttcttgaaggagtcgacggagctggcagatcggatctcgatggggagggcattccatctcttgggcgcatagcacacGAACGtggcgtcgccaatcttcttttgcggggggggggggggggggggggggggggtgggggggggggggtgggggggtgggtgggtgagggggggtggggggggggggggggggggggggggggggggggggggggggggggtgggggggtgggagtccttagcagcttggtatcagtggacctgagagctcgagcaggggcataaaaagagagcatgtcagagatgtaactgggggcaagtccatttaatgctttaaatattgtcagcagaatcttaaagtcaattctgtatgatacaggcaaccagtgcaggtctgccaagacaggagtgatgtgttctctccttctggttcttgttaggattgtTAACACTTAGCAGACTCATCACCCTCGTAGAAAACATTTAGGCCTACCATTTTGATGAATGGAGAAATGTTAGCAAGGAGCCTCTGCATGCaaaggcatgcacagatagggatggggtggtgctaaagcatctgccccttcgccctactggacaaaaaaatgtcctttttgaaagttcttttttgaaagttttttgtcacaatgtactgtgctcCGTGTTGacaatgcttcacgatcaaaaacATGTGAATATAAAGCGTCTTATAGCCTAAAgaggcagccggaagttccacatgtcCTCAACAGCCTCCACACCCCAcctcccttcagcacctgccccccaatatatgtctgtgtgcacgcCATGGAGGTAGtagaagaactggagagagtgaataagtcccgcctccagtcatttcaatgggaaatgctaggctagtgaattcagccaaaattgaatgaatttttcagcttcaaagatggagtcgtttccgccaccagtttactcagccaattacgtgccacgttaacgACTggcttacgattgaccagaaagacatatggaagacgggcattgtaTGCATGGAGGTGCTCAACCACACAACTGTATAGGtttgtgtgcccaacactaaacttgcgcacccaccaatcgcgtccaccctctttgagcaaagtagtggcggaattgcgacgaggaagtgccttgctaatcggctaagctaatcagccaaatcctgaccccctggtgcaCGCTCCTCCTGTCTGCTTGTCCTGTAACCCATCACATGTGCCAGAAGTGAATACTcgggaccactgacagcttttgctggacccaggacaaaaatCATCTGAAGCCCTCCCCATGTAATGTCCTGGGGTCCCAGTTCTGCAGAGTCTTCATTGTGAGTGGCAGTGGTTACAATTGATCAAGTTGAACATgctcatacatacacagacaaggCTGCTGCTGATGGCTTGCGCTGGACCCAGTTCCTCGGccactctctccctgtgcccgggacaatggacacacacagggTCGGCTGCCCTGCCGAACAGGAATAAGTTGAATTCTgacgtacaaaggcaaagtgcagtaactacgccaacattgaaactgagaaaaaaggccttcaaagtactagtattaggttggatattgtagttaccgCTGATTTGAttaagccttgtggtccaaatatgtcccattttagagatacacatattgctgtgtcACAAGCTAAATGAGGTCTAATCATTTTCAGTCTAGACTCTATTTTGACAAAGTAATATATTTATATTGCACTTTGcccttgtagggcagtatagcagcCTTGTACTGGTGTACCTGGTGTATCCAAGTACTGGTGTACTTCACTGCATGGGAGACTGACTTTGTAAGGACTGAAAAGCACTGTTCTTTTCTGGCAAGTGTTTACAGACAGCAATAGGGGtcctgcacagtaaaaactggagtgtcaattttactctttaagagttaaatttaaccccctgtcagataacatttggtcccgctCAAAAATAGTGTAAAATTTACTCTTTGGCCAGTGTAAGATTTTTAGAGTTAATTTTACTCTATTTTGTGTCAAAATTAACAATGAGGTGTGTAAAAATATTTAACACTATAGACAGTGTAAGATTTTCAGAGTTAATCTGACTCTACATTGTGTCGAAATTGACAATGAAATGTGTAAAAACACTGATCTCTTTACACTGCCAGAGTAaaattatttcactacatagagtagtttccattattgaaatacactaaatagtgtatatttatttcattttatattaaattagttcactacatagagtagtttccattattaaaatacactacatagtgtgtatttatttcattttatataaaattatttcactacatagagtagtttccattattaaaatacaccgcatagtgtatatttatttcattttatataaaattagttcactacatacagtagtttccattattaaaatacaccacatagtgtatatttatttcattttatataaaattaaTTCACCACATTGAGTagtttccatttttaaaatacactatatagtgtacaTTATACTACTGAAATAGTATTGCTTTTAACTGCTATAACATAAGAAAATACATACAATCAAAGTACTGTAGCAGCATTTATTTGCCAATAACTCCTCGGAGAAAACAATGTGGTTCAATGTACATAGCGAGTCATTCTCTCCATTCTTGGATAAGGAAGATCATCAACatgaaaagcaacaaaatctttttttctttttggaaaaGCAACAAAATCTTTGTCCGAGTCACTTCAGAAGCAAATAAATGTTCTTGAACAGCTTCTGTAAATAAAGGTATGGTGAGCAGCACCTTTTTGTCCTGTATGATCACAACTGAATGACACACTCTTTTGCATGCTCATGAATTTTCTGGACAATATCTTCCAAAAGTAGTCCCAACAGAAATGACAGAGGCACAATTATTTACAAGGTGCTGTGAGGATAATGCTGGCTCTGACTCAACTTCTGCCCCATATGGCTGTTCTGCTGGATTTGCATTACCACTACCCCAAATACTTTGACAGTGTGGTGATTCAACatcagcaataacacacacactattcacatgGCACTTGCTCACTtgcgcaacccccccccctccccaaacaaaaaaaaacaacaacaactattgAACAAACATGAGCATCCCACTTGGCCACATTGAAGATAAAGAGTCCTTCCCGTACAGAGCCCATGTAATAATTTGAGATGCCTTCCAAGATTGTTCGTTTACTCCACCAAGATCATTTAGAAAGCACTAAATTGTTtaaggtgatactgtcccatttttggaaattattttacattattttacacctccccttgagttcaataatagggttttaccgttctcctttactttcaactgttctctgggtatggcagtgcaaactttacctccaagctagcagttaacattgagtcctatgaaaccagctggtgtcataggactcaatgttaactgctagcttggaggtaaaatttgcactcccataacccgagaacggttgaaagtatacgAGACCGGTAAaaccaaggggaggtgtaaaataagctttttccaaaaatgggacagtgtcactttaaaggaccacttcagtcaatttcaataagctgttgcattgctcacgctacccttgacttgtcagaacccggtgatgtcaatttttttctttcagaaatctgagctattgtaatgggggcagcttttgtttactttttaaaaattcttaacataggcctactacaaatattttctcaaGAGGTATCACTggttgttagttgtctgctgatgttgcataacctttttaatgtttttgggaataaatcaagatgttttttttttttaatgtaaacaaacacctgcccccattacaatgaccaggatctcagaaaaggctggaaaaaaatctcaggtactgacaattccagggtagtgtgagcattacagctgcatgttgatagTGGCTTAAGTTATCCTTTGAGTCTAACGCACCATTCTAGCTCGTAACTCTGCAATTCTTGGCGTTTCCTTAGTTTTCCCTACATCAATGTTGTAAATGGAAGTTtggagaaaagtgaaaaagttgTTCAAGGCAGGACTGTAAGATGTACCAAAGACAAAGTGGGCcttgaagagttcatccagggctCCGACTGAGGTGGTGCCTTGGCATGGAAGTGCGTGCTTGTCGATGGCAATGAAGAAGGAGTGAATGCTGCTTTTTGTGGGTCCCTGTGCAAGGAGGTAGGGCTGACGGCTTTCAGTGATGTTGTCTAGATGCTGCTGCAGGCTTGTTCCCGTCTGTGacaaaacacattcaataacacaatttattagaacaataacatgacatcactctctatttttatctatcttatatatacttttttaacctcctggtcctgtgttgtatgtatgctgtctgctgtttttgcacaatctgtatgttactgctgcaacaaatgaatttccccatgacgggataataaagggcatactatactatactatactccccgactataaatggtgtgtgtgtttgtgtgtgtgtgtgtgtgccggggggaCGGTGGTGGTCTAGTCTGGTCTAAGGAAAGGCTTCATGTATGGGGTATGAAGTGTtgttggagtggaggggtggtgggaggACTTGATTCATTGTTAAATATAATTCTAGTGTACCTTTTGGAATTTGATGAGGTGATCCACTGCATTAGATGCTGATATCTTCCCTGGCTTCTTGCGTCCCTGTGCGGATGGCGGTAGCAGATGTAGCAGCAGTATGATGGCAGACGTATCACTGTCCCAGCCTTAAGTCAAACAAGCATCATGTTAACATTCAGCCATACTTTTCCACCGTCCTCAATATATTTAGCAACATGCTTCTCCACATTCAAAGACTTACCATTTTCAACTTCAGTGGATGTCTCAGCATTGTGCATCAAATCAAGAAGGTCTGTGGAGGGGACCAGTCCATGGCTTTCCTTAATGACTCTTGCCCTGAAAGTGGTAGGCCATCGCTCCAGGAATTTATTGGCAGTCTGCTCGCCAAACATCAGTCTGAAATCCTGCTCTACCTGTAatttgaaaaggaaaaagaatACGAAATGGAGGACAACTGAAGTCAGTACCTTGTGCAACATTTTACAATAGGCCTCACTcttcaatcaagtcaagtcaagtcgtctttattgtcgatttctttacattactggtcatacaaagaatttgaaataacatttcttactttcccatgcagacatagacgtagactttaggtgtggacatagacaatttgacATAGACAATGAGACATAGACAAtacgcatacattacacctagactaTCTAAAAAATACCATTACAGACATATAATGAATGTAGAACTAGATGTCTTACCAGTCCTGGTGTGTCCAGGAACCGTGGAAAAACTGAGAAGACCTCTGCAGATTTGTCATGGTCATTGACCATTGCTTGGCGATAACTGAAggtggttttcattttttcacgGATGGTTTCCTCATCAGCAGAATGTCTCAACACAGCGATAGCGGATTCCACTTCCTCATCAGTCAGGACTTCGGCAGTAAAGGGTGTAGTACGTCCATGGCCTGGCCCACCcactttaaaacaaaacaattttgttGTTAATGTTTAGAACTGCACAGTTGTATATCTTCCTTTAAACACACTTCATAGGTTGACCATTCACCCACATTATAAATGTTACCTTTAGGAGATTTAACTGCTGGAACTCTTTCCTCAGAAGCCTTTCGTTGAATGGTCTTCAACCGCCATGCAATGTATCCTGAACCACTTTCCGGATCGTAGTAGTGTTCCtatgtataatatacagtatgcacagtataatgtacactcatacggtaacactttattttagtgttacatctattagcactagcacatacaatgttaatgcctgtatactgtataagtaacttgtaaggcatgtactaagcaaaatcaaacatttgttaggtccttactaaggttatattggtaataaatccctaattgtgcatgaacaagacatttgcgaatacatgcctaacaaatgtttgattttgcttagtacatgccttacaagttacttataccggcattaacattgtatgtattcgtggttatagatgtaacactaaaataaagcgttaccattcAAACAAGCAACAGTTTGAAGGGGTGATATATTGTAAAACCTTTACTTACATagccattctgtgagtatgggtcTTCAAGATATGGAAACAGAGCAATAATCCCCTGTGCATACATCACTTTCACACTCCGCGGCGGCGAGGTCCTGGTGTATTCAATAAACAACATTATTAGAGGACACTGAACACCATAATCGAAACAATAATTGCAATGATGTTTAACTGTCTCATGATAACACATTTGACCTATACTTACCCATGTGTTTCCGTCATTTCTGCAGCAAGTATGTTGATGAGCCGTCTTCTGGTTGAATCTgtgattgattttgtttttgcataCTCCTCGATGATACGGTCACCTCCAGGctttgtagtcaggattttttcaaTCAGCTAAAAGATAACATATGCAGCAATGTAAGTATGAGAGTCCTTGTGCATAACccttcagcaatgcaggtgcaggtgtgaggcaggaggaggtgaatcaatgaacaaaagtcaagagacaccgcacactgcttacttttctttactttactttattttttagagcgaacaacgcgtttcgcccaatgcgtcatcaggttcgctctatggctctatagagcgaacctgatgacgcattgggcgaaacgcgttgttcgctctaaaaaataaagtaaagtaaagaaaagtaagcagtgtgcggtgtctcttgacttttgttCATATATGCAGCAATGTATTTTGAAAAACTGTTGGTAATTCTGAAACAAACAAGATACATACACGATGTGCAAATTAAACCCCCTatatccacccacacccacaaactcacAGTTTTTGCTTCATAGTTGATGCGGCAAGGCCTTTTAGGTTGACTGCCTTGGGCTGCAACGggttcctcagctggctcaaggggttcctcagctggctcaagCAGGGAGAAGTTGAGGATCACTGTGTCGTCAGATGCAGTAGACCCTGGAGATGATGTGAACTGAGGGTTACCTGAGCATTGGAAAATATtaacacaattacattacattacatttagctgacgccttTTAACAGAGC contains:
- the LOC134464627 gene encoding uncharacterized protein LOC134464627; translated protein: MLLRVSFGGVQKYIKMLELTFDDFLREVSLKFNIPEDRWLDLKVYDQSNTEVDAEVFEELVKEFHGPFLVSLANGAPGNPQFTSSPGSTASDDTVILNFSLLEPAEEPLEPAEEPVAAQGSQPKRPCRINYEAKTLIEKILTTKPGGDRIIEEYAKTKSITDSTRRRLINILAAEMTETHGTSPPRSVKVMYAQGIIALFPYLEDPYSQNGYEHYYDPESGSGYIAWRLKTIQRKASEERVPAVKSPKVGGPGHGRTTPFTAEVLTDEEVESAIAVLRHSADEETIREKMKTTFSYRQAMVNDHDKSAEVFSVFPRFLDTPGLVEQDFRLMFGEQTANKFLERWPTTFRARVIKESHGLVPSTDLLDLMHNAETSTEVENGWDSDTSAIILLLHLLPPSAQGRKKPGKISASNAVDHLIKFQKTGTSLQQHLDNITESRQPYLLAQGPTKSSIHSFFIAIDKHALPCQGTTSVGALDELFKAHFVFGTSYSPALNNFFTFLQTSIYNIDVGKTKETPRIAELRARMVR